The Paucidesulfovibrio gracilis DSM 16080 genome contains a region encoding:
- a CDS encoding Hpt domain-containing protein, which translates to MTYMGDELVVSFVEDCREHLAHIEQDLLDMESSGVDADESLVNSVFRAAHSIKGGAGMLGFNNIKLLAHKLENVLHMIRNKDLVPSSDVVDILLKGFDRLLALVESVDKSDAMPIDEALNPLQRLIEAESSDAVAGSDASIQLDSGSVFTVDAVSLEQARRGGNYIYLIEYDLIHDIHLRDTYPLEVFADLERSGRVLDCQLDFAAVGSLEEEFGNRIPFYVLFATILEKDLVSTVTRVDEERIKNIESALEQGAVELMQRQAEFGPYLLLGDEASALLRFPETPELENLEQLRAALLHGLENKRSLRLDLNNVLETDLHCLQLLCSVLRQARKDGMDIMIEGGVAPEVRRLARDLGLLASSDAGLGPLFQE; encoded by the coding sequence ATGACCTATATGGGGGATGAACTTGTCGTCAGCTTTGTGGAAGATTGCCGAGAGCATCTTGCCCACATTGAGCAGGACTTGCTGGATATGGAGTCCTCCGGGGTCGATGCGGACGAATCGCTGGTCAACTCCGTTTTCCGTGCCGCCCACTCCATCAAGGGAGGGGCGGGGATGCTTGGTTTCAACAACATCAAGCTGTTGGCGCATAAGTTGGAGAATGTCCTGCACATGATCCGCAACAAGGATCTTGTTCCGTCCTCCGACGTGGTCGATATTCTGCTTAAGGGATTTGACCGCTTGTTGGCCCTGGTGGAGAGCGTGGACAAAAGCGACGCCATGCCCATTGATGAGGCCTTGAATCCGTTGCAGCGGTTGATTGAGGCAGAGTCGTCGGATGCCGTTGCCGGAAGCGACGCGAGCATCCAGCTGGACAGCGGGAGTGTCTTCACCGTGGATGCTGTTAGTCTGGAGCAGGCGCGACGTGGTGGAAACTATATTTATCTCATCGAGTATGACTTGATTCACGATATCCATCTCCGTGATACCTATCCGCTTGAAGTTTTTGCCGATCTGGAGCGAAGTGGCCGTGTGTTGGATTGCCAGCTTGATTTTGCGGCCGTGGGCAGCTTGGAGGAGGAATTCGGTAACCGCATCCCCTTTTATGTCCTTTTCGCCACTATTTTGGAAAAGGATTTGGTCAGCACCGTGACCAGGGTGGATGAGGAACGAATCAAGAATATTGAATCCGCGTTGGAGCAGGGGGCCGTCGAGCTGATGCAGCGTCAGGCCGAGTTTGGTCCGTATTTGCTCTTGGGCGATGAAGCATCGGCGCTGTTGCGTTTCCCCGAAACGCCGGAATTGGAAAATCTAGAGCAGCTGCGTGCGGCCTTGTTGCATGGTCTTGAAAACAAGCGGTCCCTTCGTCTGGATTTGAACAACGTGTTGGAGACGGACCTGCATTGCCTGCAATTGCTTTGCTCTGTCTTGCGACAGGCCCGCAAGGACGGCATGGATATAATGATAGAGGGGGGAGTCGCCCCGGAGGTTCGGCGGCTGGCTCGGGATTTGGGCCTGTTGGCCTCGTCTGATGCCGGGCTTGGGCCACTCTTTCAGGAATAA